The Cloacibacterium caeni region GCAGCATATTTAGCAACTAGTGCTTCTCTTTTGCGCTCACGCGCTTTCATTGATTCTTTTGCCATTTCTTAGTTCTTTTTAAACGGTAAACCGAAATGAGTTAATAATGCTTTTGCTTCTTTGTCAGTTTTAGCAGTAGTAACGAAAGTGATGTCCATCCCTTGGATTTTTTTCACTTTGTCGATCACGATTTCTGGGAAGATAATTTGCTCAGTAATCCCTAAGTTGTAATTACCTCTACCATCGAAACCATCGGCTTTGATACCGTTAAAATCTCTAATTCTTGGTAAAGCAGATGAAGTAAGTCTATCTAAAAATTCGTACATTTTTTCTGCTCTAAGCGTTACTCTTGCACCTACTGGCATACCTTTTCTTAATTTGAAAGCTGCCTCGTCTTTTTTAGATAAAGTTCCTACTGCTTTTTGACCAGTGATAGCTGTAAGTTCTTCTACTGCATAGTCTACGATTTTTTTGTCTGCAGTTGCAGCACCTAAACCTTGAGACACAACAATTTTTTCTAATTTAGGTACTTGCATGATAGATTTGTACCCAAATTCTTCCATCATTGCTGGAACAATTTTTTCTGTATATAATTTTTTGGGTCTTGCTACGTATTCCATAATTAGATTTCTTTACCTGTTGTTTTAGCAATTCTTACTTTTTTATCACCTTCTACTTTATACGCTACTTTTGTAGCTTTTCCGTTTGCATCTACAAGAGATACATTAGAAATATTAATAGATGCTTCTTTTTCTACGATTCCGCCTTGAGGATTAGATGCAGATGGTTTTACGTGTTTTTTAACAACGTTTACACCTGCTACGATAACTCTAGCATCAGCGTTTTCTTTCTTAATCACTTCTAGAACTTCACCTTTATTACCTTTGTTTTTACCAGTAGTAACGATTACGTTATCTCCTCTTTTTATTTTAACTTTTGCCATTTTTTCTAAAATTTTTAAAATTATAATACTTCAGGAGCTAATGAAATGATTTTCATATATTCTTTGTCTCTCAATTCACGAGCAACTGGTCCGAAAACACGAGTTCCTCTCATTTCTCCAGCAGCGTTTAGAAGAACGCAAGCATTGTCGTCAAATTTGATGTATGAACCATCTTTTCTTCTAACTGCTTTTTTAGTTCTTACGATAACTGCTTTAGATACTTGTCCTTTTTTTGCATTTCCTGATGGAGTAGAATCTTTGATAGTAACTACGATTTTATCACCTACAGAAGCATATCTTCTTCTAGTTCCACCTAGAACTCTGATTACTAGTACTTCTTTTGCACCAGTATTATCAGCAACTTTTAATCTTGATTCGGTTTGTAACATTACTTAGCTCTTTCAATTATACTTACTAATCTCCATCTTTTATTTTTGCTCAAAGGTCTAGTTTCTGTAATTAAAACTTTGTCTCCTTCGTTGCACTCGTTGTTTTCATCGTGAGCGGTATATTTTTTCGTTTTTAATACGAATTTACCATACATTGGATGTTTCATTCTCATCGTTTCACTAACTACAATGGTTTTTTCCATTTTATTGCTAGAAACGATTCCGATTCTTTCTTTTCTTAAATTTCTTTCCATGATAAAATGAAATTATTGTTTGTTAGTTAACTCAGTTTCAAGTCTTGCGATTGTTCTTCTTAAATCTCTGATACTGATAGGATTTTCAATCGGGCTAATTCTGTGCGCTAATTTCATTTTAGTGTAATCAGCTTTAAGAGCAGCTAATTGATTTTTAATATCTCCTGCGCTTAGATTTTTGATGTCAGCTTTTTTCATTTTTCAAAGATTATTGAGGTTGAACAAAATCGTTAGCTACTACAAATTTGGTAACTATTGGAAGTTTCTGAGCTGCAAGTCTTAACGCCTCTTTAGCTATTTCATAAGGAACTCCACCTACTTCAAACATAATTTTACCAGGTTTTACTACAGCTACCCAATATTCTACAGCACCTTTACCTTTACCCATCCTTACTTCGGCTGGTTTTTTAGTAATAGGCTTATCTGGAAATATTTTAATCCATAGTTGACCTTCTCTTTTCATATATCTTGTAGCAGCGATACGCGCAGCTTCAATTTGTCTTGCAGTGATCCAAGCACCGTCTATAGCTTTAATTCCGAAAGTTCCATACGCAAGTTGAGATCCTCTTTGCGCATTTCCCTTCATTTTCATTTTATGAACACGACGGAATTTCGTTCTTTTAGGTTGTAACATGTTTTCTAATTTAGATTTTAGATTTCAGATTTTAGATTTTAGATTTTAAAAAAGTAACGGTAATTTAAAACTTAAAATTTCAATCTAAAATTTTAATTATTTTCTGTCTCTTTTTTTACCAGCTGGTGCTTTTTTCTGTTGACCAAC contains the following coding sequences:
- the rplE gene encoding 50S ribosomal protein L5 → MEYVARPKKLYTEKIVPAMMEEFGYKSIMQVPKLEKIVVSQGLGAATADKKIVDYAVEELTAITGQKAVGTLSKKDEAAFKLRKGMPVGARVTLRAEKMYEFLDRLTSSALPRIRDFNGIKADGFDGRGNYNLGITEQIIFPEIVIDKVKKIQGMDITFVTTAKTDKEAKALLTHFGLPFKKN
- the rplX gene encoding 50S ribosomal protein L24 yields the protein MAKVKIKRGDNVIVTTGKNKGNKGEVLEVIKKENADARVIVAGVNVVKKHVKPSASNPQGGIVEKEASINISNVSLVDANGKATKVAYKVEGDKKVRIAKTTGKEI
- the rplN gene encoding 50S ribosomal protein L14 — translated: MLQTESRLKVADNTGAKEVLVIRVLGGTRRRYASVGDKIVVTIKDSTPSGNAKKGQVSKAVIVRTKKAVRRKDGSYIKFDDNACVLLNAAGEMRGTRVFGPVARELRDKEYMKIISLAPEVL
- the rpsQ gene encoding 30S ribosomal protein S17, yielding MMERNLRKERIGIVSSNKMEKTIVVSETMRMKHPMYGKFVLKTKKYTAHDENNECNEGDKVLITETRPLSKNKRWRLVSIIERAK
- the rpmC gene encoding 50S ribosomal protein L29 is translated as MKKADIKNLSAGDIKNQLAALKADYTKMKLAHRISPIENPISIRDLRRTIARLETELTNKQ
- the rplP gene encoding 50S ribosomal protein L16, with the translated sequence MLQPKRTKFRRVHKMKMKGNAQRGSQLAYGTFGIKAIDGAWITARQIEAARIAATRYMKREGQLWIKIFPDKPITKKPAEVRMGKGKGAVEYWVAVVKPGKIMFEVGGVPYEIAKEALRLAAQKLPIVTKFVVANDFVQPQ